A DNA window from Hordeum vulgare subsp. vulgare chromosome 1H, MorexV3_pseudomolecules_assembly, whole genome shotgun sequence contains the following coding sequences:
- the LOC123430588 gene encoding uncharacterized protein LOC123430588 translates to MRRPPIEFTPELAHEYLENVQKIAWCPYSSRNLSRVDTLQRAYKISIQWAILPWRFLYQNSSRCVVEPYHPDCVACQLKLDQQIPFNPLKSLWTGTDVGVAYTYWSHLFIPIQEGIHHPLNSTYEEKFDVAWTRWWKKFSQPFALILGDLKSDSLYGGISYADRKEAFKKKKKTFMVPRELSESDFVIIKEVPADRQEEYIAVIDAKEKKQEDHWNPILATLLSDDEPSMAPQRKRKDKDVVIGSSSNPLTPTDMPVGVNLSITKPKEPCTNEVISSDEEARPISKRKLDFANDDNTSSPIKVNGPLYVHDDLSCTL, encoded by the exons ATGCGTAGGCCTCCAATTGAATTTACGCCTGAGCTGGCTCATGAATACCTTGAGAATGTTCAAAAAATCGCTTGGTGCCCTTATTCCTCGCGTAACCTATCGAGAGTAGATACGCTACAAAGGGCATACAAGATTTCCATCCAATGGGCTATTCTTCCATGGAGGTTCTTATATCAGAACAGTAGTAGATGTGTAGTCGAGCCATACCATCCAGACTGTGTGGCTTGCCAGCTTAAGTTAGACCAACAGATACCGTTTAATCCTTTGAAATCTTTATGGACTGGAACGGATGTTGGCGTAGCATACACATACTGGTCGCATTTATTTATCCCAATTCAAGAGGGCATTCATCATCCTCTCAACAGTACTTATGAGGAAAAATTTGATGTGGCGTGGACTAGATGGTGGAAAAAGTTTTCGCAACCGTTTGCTCTTATTTTGGGTGACCTTAAGTCTGATAGTCTATATGGGGGAATATCATATGCTGATAGGAAAGAGGCattcaagaaaaagaaaaaaacttttATGGTCCCTCGCGAGCTCTCCGAGTCAGATTTTGTTATAATAAAAGAAGTGCCAGCAGACCGTCAAGAGGAATATATCGCTGTCATTGACGCAAAGGAGAAAAAGCAAGAAGATCATTGGAATCCTATTTTAGCTACCCTCCTTTCAGACGATGAACCTTCTATGGCCCCTCAACGT AAGCGGAAAGATAAAGATGTTGTCATTGGCTCTTCCTCTAATCCCTTGACTCCAACGGATATGCCAGTTGGTGTTAACCTTTCAATTACTAAGCCAAAGGAACCATGTACCAATGAAGTTATTTCTTCTGATGAGGAGGCAAGGCCTATTTCTAAAAGAAAACTTGATTTTGCCAACGATGACAATACTTCCAGTCCTATAAAAGTAAATGGCCCTTTGTACGTACATGATGATCTCAGTTGCACATTGTAA